A window from Staphylococcus succinus encodes these proteins:
- a CDS encoding phosphoadenylyl-sulfate reductase — MSQGKITYEHFNAEVFDSLDISDETKGAREVIAWAYETYGDSIIYSCSFGAEGMILIDLIYSVKKDAEIVFLDTDLHFQETYDLIDRVKARYPELNIKLKKPDLTLEEQSEQYNPALWKNDPNQCCYIRKIKPLEEVLSGATAWVSGLRREQSPSRQNTNFINKDERFQSVKVCPLIHWTWDDVWDYIKKHDLHYNELHDFNYPSIGCIPCTAAVSGSGDSREGRWNNSSKTECGLHTTRP; from the coding sequence ATGTCACAGGGAAAAATTACGTATGAACATTTTAATGCAGAGGTTTTTGATTCATTGGATATTTCTGATGAAACAAAAGGAGCGCGAGAAGTTATAGCTTGGGCATATGAAACATATGGAGATTCAATTATTTACTCATGTAGCTTTGGTGCAGAAGGTATGATACTCATAGATTTGATTTATAGCGTTAAAAAAGATGCGGAAATAGTATTTTTAGATACAGATCTTCATTTTCAAGAAACGTATGATTTAATAGATAGAGTAAAAGCACGATATCCGGAATTGAATATTAAACTTAAGAAACCTGACCTTACTTTGGAAGAACAGTCAGAACAATATAACCCGGCGCTTTGGAAGAATGATCCGAACCAATGTTGTTATATTCGAAAAATCAAGCCACTTGAAGAAGTGTTATCTGGTGCAACCGCTTGGGTTTCAGGCTTACGTAGAGAACAGTCACCAAGTCGTCAAAACACAAACTTTATAAATAAAGATGAAAGATTTCAATCAGTAAAAGTGTGTCCATTGATTCACTGGACGTGGGATGATGTATGGGATTACATTAAGAAGCATGACTTACATTACAACGAATTACATGATTTTAATTATCCAAGTATTGGTTGTATTCCTTGTACAGCTGCTGTTTCAGGTTCTGGAGATTCACGTGAAGGAAGATGGAACAATTCAAGTAAAACCGAGTGTGGTTTGCATACGACACGACCATAA
- a CDS encoding ParB/RepB/Spo0J family partition protein produces the protein MTNSEDQRLQLEPNAQVQNIKVNLIKANPYQPRKTFDEARLEDLAGSIRVHGILQPIVLRKTINGYTIVVGERRFRAAQIAGLKAIPAIIKSLTDEDMMELAIIENLQREDLNAIEEAESYRKLMDDLNLTQQEVAQRLSKSRPYIANMLRLLHLPKDVADLVKAGTISGAHGRTLLTVKDTQKMRDIAKQTVKESWSVRYLEAYVNEQFGNKVKKTNPTEPKMKPKMIQQQERQLKEQYGTNISITTNNKKGQITFEFKSEAEFKRLIHQLNDKYNK, from the coding sequence ATCACAAATTCTGAAGATCAAAGATTACAATTAGAACCAAATGCACAAGTCCAAAATATTAAAGTGAATTTAATAAAAGCCAATCCTTACCAACCACGTAAAACGTTTGATGAAGCACGTTTGGAAGATTTAGCGGGTTCGATTAGAGTCCATGGTATTCTCCAACCTATTGTTCTGAGAAAAACAATTAATGGTTATACCATTGTCGTGGGTGAGAGAAGGTTTCGCGCTGCTCAAATTGCAGGATTAAAAGCAATACCTGCAATTATAAAATCATTAACAGACGAAGATATGATGGAATTAGCAATTATTGAAAATTTGCAAAGAGAAGATTTAAATGCAATAGAAGAAGCAGAAAGTTATCGTAAACTTATGGATGATTTAAATCTAACACAACAAGAAGTGGCCCAGCGTTTGAGTAAATCAAGACCTTATATTGCGAATATGCTTCGCTTATTACATTTACCGAAAGATGTGGCAGATCTGGTTAAAGCAGGCACTATATCAGGGGCGCACGGAAGGACATTATTAACTGTAAAAGATACGCAAAAGATGCGTGACATTGCAAAGCAAACCGTCAAAGAATCTTGGAGTGTACGATACTTAGAAGCATACGTAAATGAACAATTTGGAAATAAAGTTAAAAAGACTAATCCAACTGAACCTAAAATGAAACCTAAAATGATTCAACAGCAAGAGCGTCAATTAAAAGAGCAATATGGAACAAATATATCCATCACTACAAATAATAAAAAGGGACAGATTACATTTGAATTCAAGTCTGAAGCTGAATTTAAGAGGCTAATACATCAGTTAAATGATAAGTATAATAAATAA
- a CDS encoding globin domain-containing protein, with product MLTQEEIQTIRETVPLLKEKGQTITAVFYKRLFEQHPELKNVFNQTNQNKGLQSSALAMAVLAAAENIQDLSPIVPAIMPVVYKHCALQVKPEQYAVVGENLIWAIEEVTGLKDEDPVIQTWVKAYGEIADAFIGLEREVYNQMAWDGFRPFEVVDITEETEEIKSFTITSDDVDLSQFIPGQYITVDIDSEKLPYKAKRHYSIVDGNKDFLTFGVKRDVTDEHEGEVSTILHDDVAIGDTLYLSAPVGGFKLEHKANKQLFLGSGVGVTPLVSMYKEAVDVGLQATFIQSTANAKNIAFEEKIKAIASQSSQAEVINHYRDQDAHIDGEQLKQYIDDDTEIYICGGDTFLKSIIKELRTLGVSMDNVHFETFIPRLSFSA from the coding sequence ATGTTAACTCAAGAAGAGATACAAACAATAAGAGAAACTGTTCCATTACTAAAAGAAAAAGGACAAACAATTACAGCTGTTTTTTACAAGCGCTTGTTTGAACAACATCCAGAATTGAAAAATGTATTTAATCAAACGAACCAGAACAAAGGATTACAATCTTCAGCACTTGCTATGGCAGTACTAGCTGCAGCAGAAAATATTCAAGATTTATCACCGATTGTCCCAGCCATTATGCCAGTCGTGTATAAACATTGCGCACTACAAGTTAAGCCTGAACAATATGCAGTTGTAGGTGAAAATTTAATTTGGGCGATTGAAGAAGTTACGGGCCTTAAAGATGAAGACCCAGTCATCCAAACATGGGTAAAAGCTTACGGTGAAATTGCAGACGCGTTTATTGGATTAGAACGTGAAGTCTATAACCAAATGGCGTGGGATGGTTTTAGACCATTTGAAGTGGTTGATATCACAGAAGAAACTGAAGAGATTAAATCATTTACTATCACATCAGATGACGTTGACTTGAGTCAATTTATTCCAGGTCAATATATTACTGTAGATATTGACAGTGAAAAATTACCTTACAAAGCTAAAAGACATTATTCTATTGTAGATGGAAATAAGGACTTCTTGACTTTTGGTGTTAAAAGAGATGTTACAGATGAGCATGAAGGAGAAGTATCAACCATACTACATGATGATGTAGCGATTGGAGATACCTTGTATTTATCTGCCCCAGTAGGTGGATTTAAACTAGAGCATAAAGCAAACAAACAGCTATTTTTAGGTTCTGGGGTAGGCGTGACACCACTCGTGTCTATGTACAAAGAAGCGGTAGATGTAGGGTTACAAGCGACATTTATCCAGTCTACAGCTAACGCCAAAAATATAGCCTTTGAAGAAAAAATTAAAGCTATAGCTAGCCAATCCTCACAAGCCGAAGTCATTAACCATTATCGTGATCAAGATGCACACATTGATGGAGAACAGCTAAAACAATATATTGATGATGATACAGAGATTTATATCTGTGGAGGAGATACATTCCTAAAATCAATTATTAAGGAATTACGCACACTCGGTGTATCTATGGATAACGTGCATTTCGAAACATTCATTCCAAGATTAAGCTTTTCAGCTTAA